A single region of the Paludibacter jiangxiensis genome encodes:
- a CDS encoding GtrA family protein, with amino-acid sequence MNILLRNRYTRAIVQNETTMQAAKYFIVGGSCTVFDFTMLFGFTHFLQINYLISSVLSFTISAIVNYYLCVNWVFNIRVVEKRHREFIYYFFLSVIGLGLSTLLIWMFTELVGLYYMFSKLIATFITYWVNFGTRKYFLHTRK; translated from the coding sequence TTGAATATACTTCTCCGCAACCGTTATACCCGTGCAATCGTACAAAATGAGACGACAATGCAGGCTGCCAAATATTTTATTGTGGGTGGTTCCTGTACCGTCTTCGACTTTACGATGTTGTTTGGTTTTACCCACTTTCTCCAAATCAATTACCTTATTTCATCCGTTCTTTCGTTTACTATCAGTGCAATTGTCAACTATTATCTCTGTGTAAACTGGGTGTTCAATATTCGGGTGGTTGAGAAGCGCCATCGCGAGTTCATCTACTATTTCTTTCTTTCGGTAATCGGGTTGGGGCTGAGCACTTTGCTTATCTGGATGTTCACCGAATTAGTTGGACTGTATTATATGTTTTCTAAGTTAATTGCAACATTTATAACGTATTGGGTGAATTTTGGGACGCGGAAATATTTTCTGCATACCCGGAAATAA
- a CDS encoding porin family protein: MKKSILFILLLGITGTMSAQTFALGLKGGYEAAMSYNDLLNTNLVTSSGDQIKSGFASGYQVGAWMRLGGKRVYLQPEVLLNVKKASQTFNVGGSTYMATYKTQAIEIPLMVGYKVLCVGPLAVRLNAGPKAIIDAGSSSNLNQYATVLSQDFKKATWAAEGGIGVDILSFSLDLRYSRYLSNSYSVTFNNAPVVNMKSNKESIYLTLGWRLF; encoded by the coding sequence ATGAAGAAATCTATCTTATTTATTTTGTTGTTGGGTATTACAGGTACAATGTCCGCACAGACATTTGCTCTTGGACTCAAAGGAGGATATGAAGCGGCAATGAGTTATAATGATTTGCTCAATACCAATCTGGTTACATCCTCCGGAGATCAGATTAAATCCGGTTTTGCAAGCGGTTATCAGGTTGGAGCCTGGATGCGCTTGGGAGGTAAACGGGTTTATCTGCAGCCGGAAGTTCTTTTGAATGTCAAAAAAGCATCTCAGACTTTCAATGTGGGTGGATCAACCTATATGGCAACATACAAGACTCAGGCTATTGAAATTCCCCTTATGGTCGGTTATAAGGTGTTGTGCGTTGGTCCGCTTGCGGTGCGCCTCAATGCAGGCCCGAAAGCTATTATTGATGCCGGATCGAGCTCAAATCTGAATCAGTATGCCACAGTGCTTTCTCAGGACTTTAAAAAAGCGACCTGGGCAGCAGAAGGTGGTATTGGTGTAGACATTCTTTCTTTTTCACTTGATTTGCGTTACTCACGATACCTTTCCAATTCCTATTCGGTGACATTCAATAATGCGCCGGTTGTAAACATGAAGAGTAATAAAGAAAGCATTTACCTCACTTTGGGGTGGAGGCTGTTTTGA
- a CDS encoding glutamine--tRNA ligase/YqeY domain fusion protein, which produces MSEMTEQPKKSLNFIETLVEEDIRDGKNGGRIQTRFPPEPNGYLHIGHAKAICMDFGIARDYNGVCNLRFDDTNPVKEDVEYVDSIMEDIQWLGYQWGNVYYASDYFQQLWDFATDLIKRGLAYVDEQSAEEIAKQKGSPTVPGTESPYRNRPVEESLELFNKMNSGEIAEGAMVLRAKVDMASPNMHFRDPIMYRIITDHPHHRTGYTWKAYPMYDFAHGQSDYFEGVTHSICTLEFEVHRPLYDWFIDQLKNDDYRPRQIEFNRLNITYTVMSKRKMLQLVQEGLVRGWDDPRMPTLCGLRRRGYTPEAIHNFIEKIGYTKYEGIIDVSLLEHSAREILNSTATRVSAVLDPVKLILTNYPEGQTETVTMVNNPEDENEGTHEAPFSKELYVERDDFMEDAPKKYFRMTPGQEVRLKGAYIVKCTGCKKDADGKVTEVYAEYDPETRSGLEGSSRKVKGTIHWVTVADSVSAEVRLYDRLFAVENPAEEKDKDFRELLNPDSLKVLNNVKVEPWLKNAKALDNFQFQRIGYFNVDPDSTPENLVFNRTVSLKDSWAKANK; this is translated from the coding sequence ATGAGTGAAATGACAGAACAACCCAAAAAGAGCCTCAATTTCATTGAGACCCTTGTCGAAGAAGACATTCGTGATGGTAAGAACGGAGGAAGGATTCAGACCCGTTTCCCGCCGGAACCTAACGGATACCTTCATATCGGACATGCCAAAGCCATCTGCATGGACTTCGGTATTGCACGCGACTACAACGGCGTTTGCAACCTCCGTTTCGACGACACCAACCCTGTGAAAGAAGACGTAGAGTATGTGGATTCCATCATGGAAGACATCCAGTGGTTAGGATACCAATGGGGTAACGTTTACTATGCTTCTGACTATTTCCAGCAATTGTGGGATTTTGCCACCGACCTCATCAAACGCGGACTTGCATATGTCGACGAACAATCTGCTGAAGAGATTGCCAAACAAAAAGGCTCTCCTACCGTTCCGGGAACCGAGAGTCCCTATCGCAATCGTCCTGTTGAAGAAAGTCTGGAGTTGTTCAACAAAATGAATAGCGGCGAAATTGCCGAAGGAGCAATGGTATTGCGTGCCAAAGTGGATATGGCTTCACCCAACATGCACTTTCGCGACCCGATCATGTACCGCATAATCACCGATCATCCGCACCATCGCACAGGCTACACATGGAAAGCATATCCAATGTATGACTTTGCGCACGGTCAATCGGACTATTTCGAAGGCGTTACCCATTCTATCTGTACGCTGGAATTTGAAGTACACCGTCCATTATACGACTGGTTTATCGATCAGCTGAAAAATGACGATTACCGTCCCCGCCAGATCGAATTCAACCGTTTGAATATCACTTATACCGTGATGAGCAAGCGCAAAATGCTGCAACTGGTACAGGAAGGTTTGGTTCGCGGATGGGACGATCCCCGTATGCCGACTCTTTGCGGTTTGCGTCGCCGCGGATATACACCCGAAGCAATCCACAACTTCATCGAAAAAATCGGATACACCAAATACGAAGGCATCATTGATGTTTCTCTGCTGGAACACTCTGCACGTGAAATACTGAATAGCACAGCTACACGTGTCAGCGCAGTTCTTGATCCGGTTAAACTGATTTTGACCAACTATCCCGAAGGACAAACCGAAACGGTAACGATGGTCAATAACCCTGAAGATGAAAACGAAGGAACGCATGAAGCTCCATTCTCTAAAGAGTTATACGTAGAACGCGACGACTTTATGGAAGATGCTCCGAAGAAGTATTTCCGCATGACTCCGGGTCAGGAAGTTCGTTTGAAAGGCGCCTACATCGTGAAATGTACCGGATGCAAGAAAGATGCGGATGGAAAAGTTACCGAAGTGTACGCTGAATACGATCCCGAAACCCGTAGCGGACTGGAAGGCAGTAGTCGCAAGGTGAAAGGTACCATTCACTGGGTAACTGTCGCAGATTCCGTTTCGGCAGAAGTTCGCCTTTACGACCGCCTTTTTGCCGTTGAAAACCCAGCGGAAGAGAAAGACAAGGATTTTCGTGAATTACTAAATCCTGATTCGTTGAAGGTGCTGAATAATGTGAAGGTAGAGCCATGGTTGAAAAATGCGAAAGCATTGGACAACTTTCAGTTCCAACGTATCGGATATTTCAATGTAGACCCCGATTCGACACCTGAAAATTTAGTTTTCAACCGTACTGTATCTCTGAAAGACAGCTGGGCGAAAGCAAACAAATAA
- the pheT gene encoding phenylalanine--tRNA ligase subunit beta: protein MNISYNWLKQYIDTDLTPEELSKALTSIGLETGGIEKVQTIKGGLEGLVIGEVLTCIEHPNSDHLHVTTVNVGAAEPLKIVCGAPNVAAGQKVVVATIGTVLYSGDESFTIKRSKIRGEESFGMICAEDEIGIGTSHDGIIVLPADAVVGTPAKEYYNVKDDYVLEVDITPNRVDAASHFGVARDLAAYLAANGLKGTLVKPSVDAFAVEYHNLPVSVTVENSEACPRYAGVSISGVTIKESPEWLQNYLKAIGLRPINNVVDITNFILHETGQPLHSFDADKIAGKQVIVKTLPEGTKFTTLDEAERSLSDKDLMICDANGGMCIAGVFGGLDSGVSDNTTNVFLESAYFNPVWVRKTARRHGLNTDSSFRFERGCDPNNNVYVLKRAALLIKELAGGTISSDIVDIYPTPIKPFEVDITFDKINSLIGKEIEKEAIKTILHHLEIEIASETAEGMKLLVPTYRVDVQRDVDVIEDILRIYGYNNVLPGESVKSSISYSSKPDSHKLQNLISEQLTGCGFNEILNNSLTKAGYYETLSSFPAANLVMMMNPLSADLNAMRQTLLFGGLESVAYNVNRKNQDLKFYEFGNCYYFNGEKKEEGKPLAAYSEDMHLGLWLTGNKTAQSWVRADEKTSVFELKGYVLNILRRLGVNLQKLVAESETTNDLFAEALVIKTKQGKQLVILGSVAKKQLKTLDIDVPVFFADLNWNNLLIESTRNKVSFSEISKFPEVKRDLALLIDKNISFAEIEKLAYATEKNLLRKVQLFDVYEGKNLEAGKKSYAVSFTLQDDAKTLNDKQIDGIMQKLIKQFEEKLGAKLR from the coding sequence ATGAACATTTCTTACAACTGGCTAAAACAATACATTGATACTGATTTAACTCCCGAAGAGTTATCCAAAGCGTTAACATCCATAGGTCTCGAAACCGGTGGCATTGAAAAAGTGCAAACCATCAAAGGCGGCCTCGAAGGGCTGGTTATCGGCGAAGTGCTCACCTGCATCGAACACCCGAATTCCGACCACCTGCACGTCACCACGGTCAACGTGGGTGCCGCTGAACCTCTGAAAATCGTTTGCGGAGCGCCTAATGTGGCTGCTGGACAGAAAGTTGTGGTTGCCACTATCGGCACCGTACTTTATTCGGGCGACGAATCGTTCACCATCAAACGCTCCAAGATCCGCGGCGAAGAGTCGTTCGGCATGATCTGTGCCGAAGATGAAATCGGCATCGGTACAAGCCACGACGGCATCATCGTTTTGCCTGCCGACGCAGTTGTAGGAACGCCCGCCAAAGAATATTACAACGTCAAAGACGACTACGTGCTGGAAGTCGATATCACGCCCAACCGTGTGGATGCCGCTTCTCACTTCGGTGTAGCCCGCGACCTGGCTGCTTATCTGGCCGCAAACGGGTTGAAAGGCACTTTAGTAAAACCCTCGGTAGACGCATTTGCCGTTGAATATCATAATCTACCTGTAAGCGTAACAGTTGAAAACAGCGAAGCTTGCCCCCGTTACGCCGGTGTAAGTATTTCCGGTGTTACCATCAAAGAATCGCCCGAATGGTTGCAAAATTATCTGAAAGCGATCGGTTTGCGTCCCATCAACAACGTGGTCGATATTACCAATTTCATTCTCCACGAGACAGGACAACCACTTCACTCATTCGATGCCGATAAAATTGCAGGCAAACAGGTGATTGTAAAAACATTGCCCGAAGGCACTAAATTCACCACACTCGACGAAGCCGAACGCAGCCTCAGCGACAAAGACCTGATGATTTGCGACGCAAACGGCGGCATGTGTATTGCCGGCGTATTCGGCGGTCTCGACTCTGGCGTTTCGGACAATACTACCAACGTGTTTCTCGAAAGCGCTTACTTCAATCCGGTTTGGGTACGCAAAACGGCCCGCCGCCATGGGTTGAACACCGACTCATCGTTCCGTTTCGAACGCGGTTGCGATCCCAACAACAATGTGTACGTGCTGAAACGTGCGGCTTTGTTGATTAAAGAACTGGCCGGAGGCACTATCTCCAGCGACATCGTCGATATCTACCCCACCCCAATCAAACCGTTCGAAGTAGACATTACCTTCGACAAAATCAACAGTCTGATTGGCAAAGAGATCGAAAAAGAGGCAATCAAAACTATCCTGCATCACCTCGAAATAGAAATTGCCAGCGAAACAGCGGAAGGCATGAAACTGCTCGTTCCGACCTATCGCGTGGATGTTCAACGTGACGTGGATGTAATCGAAGATATTCTGCGCATTTATGGCTACAACAACGTTTTGCCGGGCGAATCGGTAAAATCGTCGATCAGCTACTCGTCGAAACCCGACAGTCACAAACTGCAAAACCTTATTTCGGAACAGCTCACCGGATGCGGTTTCAACGAAATACTGAACAACTCGCTCACCAAAGCCGGTTACTACGAAACATTGAGTTCGTTCCCCGCAGCCAATCTGGTGATGATGATGAACCCGCTCAGTGCCGATCTTAATGCCATGCGTCAAACATTGCTGTTCGGTGGTTTGGAAAGCGTTGCCTACAACGTGAACCGTAAAAATCAGGATCTGAAATTTTACGAATTTGGCAACTGCTACTATTTCAACGGAGAAAAGAAAGAAGAGGGCAAACCGCTAGCGGCTTACTCCGAAGATATGCACCTCGGATTGTGGCTTACAGGCAACAAAACAGCTCAAAGCTGGGTTCGCGCTGACGAGAAGACATCTGTTTTCGAACTGAAAGGATATGTGCTGAACATTCTGCGCCGTCTGGGAGTCAACCTTCAGAAGCTGGTTGCCGAATCAGAAACAACCAATGATCTGTTTGCCGAAGCTTTGGTTATCAAAACAAAACAAGGAAAACAGCTGGTTATTCTGGGCAGCGTTGCCAAGAAACAGTTGAAAACACTCGATATCGACGTGCCTGTCTTCTTCGCCGATTTGAACTGGAACAACCTGCTGATTGAAAGTACACGCAACAAGGTATCTTTCAGCGAAATATCAAAATTCCCGGAAGTAAAACGCGACCTTGCACTATTAATTGATAAAAACATTTCCTTTGCCGAAATCGAAAAGCTGGCTTATGCAACAGAAAAGAACCTGTTGAGAAAAGTACAGTTGTTCGACGTGTATGAAGGCAAAAATCTGGAAGCCGGCAAAAAATCGTATGCTGTCAGCTTTACCTTGCAGGATGATGCAAAAACCCTGAACGATAAGCAAATTGACGGCATTATGCAAAAACTTATCAAACAGTTTGAAGAAAAACTGGGCGCTAAATTGCGGTAA
- the dut gene encoding dUTP diphosphatase: MQIKIVNQSKHPLPQYATSLSAGVDLRANLAEPVTMLPLERKMIPTGLFIELPEGYEAQIRPRSGLAIKKGITVLNSPGTIDADYRGEICVILINLSNEPFVIEDGERICQMVIAAHGQAEWIEAEELSETDRGAGGFGHTGKH; this comes from the coding sequence ATGCAAATTAAGATCGTAAACCAATCAAAACATCCTCTTCCTCAGTATGCTACCTCTCTTTCGGCGGGAGTCGACCTCCGGGCCAATTTAGCAGAGCCGGTTACAATGTTGCCTCTGGAACGCAAAATGATTCCTACCGGGTTGTTCATTGAATTGCCCGAAGGTTATGAGGCGCAGATTCGTCCGCGCAGTGGACTGGCGATCAAGAAAGGGATTACCGTATTGAACTCCCCGGGTACGATCGATGCCGATTATCGTGGCGAGATTTGTGTGATTCTGATTAATCTCTCGAACGAACCGTTTGTAATCGAAGACGGCGAGCGTATCTGCCAGATGGTCATTGCAGCTCACGGACAAGCCGAATGGATCGAAGCCGAAGAGCTTTCGGAAACCGATCGTGGCGCCGGAGGTTTCGGACATACCGGGAAACACTAA
- the kdsB gene encoding 3-deoxy-manno-octulosonate cytidylyltransferase, with amino-acid sequence MNLSFIGIIPARYASTRFPGKPLADIAGKSMIQRVYEQASKALDTVVVATDDQRIYDAVQAFGGKVAMTSDQHKSGTDRCYEALTKAEGNFDVVINIQGDEPFVKPEQIAELKACFDDASTQIATLVKPFSADDDFEVLFNANSPKVVFNANREALYFSRSIIPYYRNAAHTEWLKKQTYYKHIGMYAYRAQVLGEITKLPQSPLELAESLEQLRWLENGYRIKIGITDTETIAIDTPEDLKRANEWFLDRAKSKE; translated from the coding sequence ATGAATTTATCTTTCATCGGAATCATTCCGGCGCGATACGCTTCCACGCGTTTCCCGGGCAAGCCGCTTGCCGACATCGCCGGTAAAAGCATGATTCAACGGGTGTACGAGCAAGCATCCAAAGCACTTGATACGGTGGTGGTGGCTACCGACGACCAACGGATCTACGATGCTGTACAGGCATTTGGCGGAAAGGTCGCAATGACTTCCGACCAGCACAAAAGCGGTACCGACCGTTGCTACGAAGCGCTGACCAAAGCGGAAGGCAACTTTGACGTGGTAATCAATATTCAGGGCGACGAACCGTTTGTAAAACCCGAACAAATCGCGGAACTGAAAGCTTGCTTCGATGATGCCTCGACGCAGATTGCCACGTTGGTGAAACCTTTCTCGGCTGATGACGATTTTGAGGTGCTGTTCAACGCCAATTCGCCGAAGGTGGTTTTCAATGCTAACCGCGAAGCTCTCTATTTCAGTCGCTCCATTATTCCTTATTATCGCAATGCAGCCCACACCGAATGGCTGAAGAAGCAAACTTATTATAAACATATCGGTATGTATGCCTATCGCGCGCAGGTGTTGGGCGAAATTACCAAGTTGCCGCAATCGCCGCTCGAACTGGCCGAATCGCTCGAACAACTCCGCTGGCTTGAAAACGGCTACCGGATCAAGATCGGCATCACCGACACCGAAACCATTGCCATCGATACTCCCGAGGATCTGAAACGGGCAAATGAATGGTTTTTGGATAGAGCAAAGAGTAAAGAGTAA